The Frankiaceae bacterium genome contains a region encoding:
- a CDS encoding DUF899 family protein: MADETYGPLPEVTDRAAWQARLDDLLVREKAHTRAGDALAAERRRLPMVEVDPRTPLVGAAGRVPLLDVFDGRSQLIAYFHMWHTGKPAPEQCEGCTFSTTHVTELAYLHSRDVSYATFCEGPYDESSRYRDFMGWTVPWYSVPEDAVDRLVAGRHFGILVSYLRDGGQVYETYWTTGRGNEFMGNSYGFLDRTVYGRQEHWEDSPEGWPQHWGSRDGSAFRLNGRPTAQWPRIEAGRDDSLDAGPAER, translated from the coding sequence ATGGCGGACGAGACGTACGGCCCGTTGCCCGAGGTCACCGATCGCGCGGCCTGGCAGGCGAGGCTCGACGACCTGCTGGTCAGGGAGAAGGCGCACACCAGGGCCGGCGACGCGCTGGCCGCCGAACGCCGCCGCCTCCCGATGGTCGAGGTGGACCCGCGAACGCCGCTCGTCGGCGCCGCGGGGCGGGTGCCGTTGCTCGACGTGTTCGACGGCAGGTCCCAGCTGATCGCGTACTTCCACATGTGGCACACCGGCAAGCCGGCGCCGGAGCAGTGCGAGGGCTGCACGTTCTCCACGACCCACGTCACCGAGCTGGCGTACCTGCACTCGCGGGACGTGAGCTACGCGACGTTCTGCGAGGGGCCGTACGACGAGAGCTCGCGCTACCGCGACTTCATGGGGTGGACCGTGCCCTGGTACTCCGTGCCGGAGGACGCCGTCGACCGGCTGGTGGCCGGCCGGCACTTCGGCATCCTCGTCAGCTACCTGAGGGACGGCGGCCAGGTCTACGAGACGTACTGGACCACGGGGCGCGGCAACGAGTTCATGGGCAACTCGTACGGCTTCCTGGACCGGACCGTCTACGGCCGGCAGGAGCACTGGGAGGACTCGCCCGAGGGGTGGCCCCAGCACTGGGGCAGCAGGGACGGGTCGGCGTTCCGGCTGAACGGCCGCCCGACCGCGCAGTGGCCCCGCATCGAGGCCGGCCGTGACGACAGCCTCGATGCGGGCCCTGCTGAGCGCTAG
- a CDS encoding malic enzyme-like NAD(P)-binding protein, whose protein sequence is MDRLTFDIHRGGKIETGLRTPLNDRDDLSRAYTPGVADVCLAIAEDPALGYEYTQKSSTVAIVTDGTAVLGLGDIGPLAALPVMEGKAMLFKHFGGVNAVPICLDTTDVGEIVETVARLAPAYGGVNLEDISAPRCFEIEDLLRERLDIPVFHDDQHGTAIVALAALRNAALVVEKDLASLRVVVVGAGAAGTAVTRILLGAGIPDIVVADSKGVLDEDTRHDMSGVKADLAHDTNPRHVHDDVVGALRGADVLIGVSGPHSIPDEAIETMADGAIVFALANPVPEVDPARALKTAAVVATGRSDLPNQINNVLAFPGVFRGALDVRASTVNEAMKLAAADAIAACVPEPAPDLVIPSVFHPEVASSVAAAVAQAARDTGVARA, encoded by the coding sequence GTGGACCGGCTGACGTTCGACATCCACCGCGGCGGCAAGATCGAAACCGGCCTGCGGACCCCGCTGAACGACCGCGACGACCTGTCGCGCGCGTACACGCCGGGCGTCGCGGACGTCTGCCTCGCCATCGCGGAGGACCCGGCGCTCGGCTACGAGTACACGCAGAAGTCCTCCACCGTCGCGATCGTCACCGACGGCACCGCCGTGCTGGGCCTCGGCGACATCGGCCCGCTCGCCGCGCTGCCCGTCATGGAGGGCAAGGCGATGCTGTTCAAGCACTTCGGCGGCGTCAACGCCGTGCCGATCTGCCTGGACACGACCGACGTGGGGGAGATCGTCGAGACGGTGGCGCGCCTCGCCCCGGCGTACGGCGGCGTCAACCTCGAGGACATCTCCGCGCCGCGCTGCTTCGAGATCGAGGACCTGCTGCGCGAACGCCTCGACATCCCCGTCTTCCACGACGACCAGCACGGCACCGCGATCGTGGCGCTGGCGGCGCTGCGCAACGCGGCTCTCGTCGTGGAGAAGGACCTCGCGTCGTTGCGCGTCGTGGTCGTCGGCGCGGGCGCGGCCGGGACGGCCGTGACGCGGATCCTGCTCGGCGCGGGGATCCCCGACATCGTCGTGGCGGACAGCAAGGGCGTCCTCGACGAGGACACGCGCCACGACATGTCCGGCGTGAAGGCCGACCTCGCGCACGACACGAACCCGCGGCACGTGCACGACGACGTGGTGGGGGCGTTGCGCGGCGCCGACGTGCTCATCGGCGTGTCCGGTCCGCACTCGATCCCCGACGAGGCGATCGAGACGATGGCTGACGGCGCGATCGTGTTCGCGCTCGCCAACCCGGTGCCCGAGGTCGATCCGGCACGCGCGCTGAAGACGGCGGCCGTCGTGGCGACCGGGCGCAGCGACCTGCCGAACCAGATCAACAACGTGCTGGCGTTCCCCGGCGTGTTCCGCGGCGCGCTCGACGTGCGCGCCTCGACGGTCAACGAGGCGATGAAGCTCGCCGCGGCGGACGCGATCGCGGCGTGCGTGCCGGAGCCCGCGCCGGACCTCGTGATCCCGAGTGTGTTCCACCCGGAAGTCGCGTCGTCGGTGGCGGCGGCGGTGGCGCAAGCGGCGCGTGACACGGGAGTGGCCCGCGCCTGA
- a CDS encoding ABC transporter substrate-binding protein, whose translation MRSVSIRTRLAFGGLAAALAFTSLACAENDDPSTVGEVSPSASATVDNALAEKVPADIKSDGKILVGTDSTYAPSEFLDEDGKTIVGFDIDLFNAVAAKLGLKAEFVTAPFGNIIAGVNSGKYELGVSSFTINDERKKSANMVSYFSAGTQWAAKAGSGLNPDDACGKKVAVQKDTVQVDDVTARSKKCTDAGKAKITIDQYQSQADATTAVVSGKSDAMLADSPVVAYAVKQTKEQLELVGEIYDSAPYGYVVKKDQTEFAQVLADALKATIADGSYRTALEKWGVEAGAITDPAVNP comes from the coding sequence TTGCGCAGCGTCTCGATCAGAACCCGGCTCGCGTTCGGCGGGCTGGCCGCCGCCCTCGCGTTCACCAGCCTCGCGTGCGCCGAGAACGACGACCCGAGCACCGTCGGCGAGGTCTCGCCGAGCGCGTCGGCGACCGTCGACAACGCCCTCGCCGAGAAGGTCCCCGCCGACATCAAGTCGGACGGCAAGATCCTCGTCGGCACCGACTCGACGTACGCCCCGAGTGAGTTCCTCGACGAGGACGGCAAGACGATCGTCGGCTTCGACATCGACCTGTTCAACGCCGTCGCCGCCAAGCTCGGGCTGAAGGCGGAGTTCGTCACCGCGCCGTTCGGCAACATCATCGCGGGCGTCAACTCCGGCAAGTACGAGCTCGGCGTCTCGTCGTTCACGATCAACGACGAGCGCAAGAAGTCGGCCAACATGGTCAGCTACTTCTCGGCCGGCACGCAGTGGGCCGCGAAGGCCGGCTCCGGCCTCAACCCCGACGACGCGTGCGGCAAGAAGGTCGCGGTCCAGAAGGACACCGTCCAGGTCGACGACGTCACCGCGCGCTCGAAGAAGTGCACCGACGCCGGCAAGGCCAAGATCACGATCGACCAGTACCAGTCGCAGGCCGACGCGACGACCGCCGTCGTCAGCGGCAAGAGCGACGCGATGCTCGCCGACTCGCCGGTCGTGGCGTACGCCGTCAAGCAGACCAAGGAGCAGCTCGAGCTCGTCGGCGAGATCTACGACTCGGCGCCGTACGGCTACGTCGTCAAGAAGGACCAGACCGAGTTCGCGCAGGTGCTGGCCGACGCACTGAAGGCGACGATCGCCGACGGCTCGTACCGCACGGCGCTGGAGAAGTGGGGCGTCGAGGCCGGCGCGATCACCGACCCGGCGGTCAACCCCTGA
- a CDS encoding amino acid ABC transporter permease codes for MTDGPEPIRAVPVRHPGRWVALAVIAVLVAMFVNMLVTNDAFQWRFMFENMFREPVLEGVKTSLTLTVYSMILGVLLGITIAVMRLSDNRIISTVAWFYTWFFRAVPRLVLCVLCGNLGILLQRIEVGVPFGGPLSRLTGLEAVDGKIWGADGNTILVGFFAGLLALTLSEAAYMAEIVRAGILSVDAGQSEAAQALGMSRGLTMRKVVLPQAMRVIVPPTGNETIAMLKDTALVAAVPVTTELFFQLSAIGSRTFQPFPMYVAACLWYVGMTSVLLVGQHYLEKRFSRGVAGQMKVRALTMGASK; via the coding sequence GTGACGGACGGCCCGGAGCCCATCCGGGCCGTTCCCGTCCGGCACCCTGGGCGCTGGGTGGCGCTCGCCGTCATCGCCGTGCTCGTGGCGATGTTCGTGAACATGCTCGTCACGAACGACGCGTTCCAGTGGCGGTTCATGTTCGAGAACATGTTCCGCGAGCCGGTCCTCGAAGGCGTCAAGACCAGCCTGACGCTGACCGTCTACTCGATGATCCTGGGCGTCCTGCTCGGCATCACCATCGCCGTGATGCGCCTCTCGGACAACCGCATCATCTCGACGGTCGCGTGGTTCTACACCTGGTTCTTCCGGGCGGTGCCCCGCCTCGTGCTCTGCGTGCTCTGCGGCAACCTCGGGATCCTCCTGCAGCGCATCGAGGTCGGCGTCCCGTTCGGCGGCCCGCTCTCCAGGCTCACCGGGCTGGAGGCCGTGGACGGCAAGATCTGGGGCGCCGACGGCAACACCATCCTCGTCGGCTTCTTCGCCGGCCTGCTCGCGCTGACGCTGTCCGAGGCGGCGTACATGGCGGAGATCGTCCGCGCCGGCATCCTCTCGGTCGACGCGGGCCAGAGCGAGGCCGCGCAGGCGCTCGGCATGTCACGCGGGCTCACCATGCGCAAGGTCGTGCTGCCGCAGGCGATGCGGGTCATCGTCCCGCCGACCGGCAACGAGACCATCGCGATGCTCAAGGACACCGCGCTCGTGGCGGCCGTCCCCGTCACCACCGAGCTGTTCTTCCAGCTCAGCGCGATCGGGTCACGGACGTTCCAGCCGTTCCCGATGTACGTCGCCGCGTGCCTCTGGTACGTCGGCATGACGAGCGTGCTGCTCGTCGGCCAGCACTACCTGGAGAAGCGGTTCTCCCGCGGCGTCGCCGGCCAGATGAAGGTGCGCGCGCTGACCATGGGGGCCAGCAAGTGA
- a CDS encoding amino acid ABC transporter ATP-binding protein: protein MVRAEGVRKRFGHLEVLKGISLEVAEREVMVLLGPSGSGKSTFLRCINHLEKIDGGRLSVDGELVGYRQSGDTLYELKEREVSRKRAEIGMVFQRFNLFPNMTALSNVTCAPVHVRGLKKDAAERRARELLDRVGLSDKADAYPSMLSGGQQQRVAIARALAMEPKLMLFDEPTSALDPELVGEVLDVMKGLARDGMTMIVVTHEMGFAREVGDRVVFMDDGVVVEEGPPASVFTNPQHARTKSFLSKIL from the coding sequence ATGGTGCGCGCCGAGGGTGTCCGCAAGCGCTTCGGCCACCTGGAGGTCCTCAAGGGCATCAGCCTCGAGGTCGCCGAGCGCGAGGTCATGGTGCTCCTCGGGCCGTCCGGCTCGGGCAAGAGCACGTTCCTCCGCTGCATCAACCACCTCGAGAAGATCGACGGCGGACGGCTCTCGGTCGATGGCGAGCTCGTCGGCTACCGGCAGTCCGGCGACACGCTGTACGAGCTCAAGGAGCGCGAGGTCTCGCGCAAGCGCGCCGAGATCGGGATGGTGTTCCAGCGGTTCAACCTGTTCCCCAACATGACCGCGCTGTCCAACGTCACCTGCGCGCCGGTCCACGTCCGCGGTCTGAAGAAGGACGCCGCCGAACGCCGCGCCCGCGAGCTGCTCGACCGCGTCGGGCTGTCGGACAAGGCGGATGCATACCCGTCGATGCTCTCCGGCGGGCAGCAGCAGCGCGTCGCGATCGCGCGCGCGCTCGCCATGGAGCCCAAGCTCATGCTCTTCGACGAGCCGACCTCGGCTCTCGACCCGGAGCTCGTGGGCGAGGTGCTCGACGTCATGAAGGGCCTGGCCCGCGACGGCATGACGATGATCGTCGTGACGCACGAGATGGGCTTCGCGCGCGAGGTCGGCGACCGCGTGGTGTTCATGGACGACGGCGTCGTGGTCGAGGAGGGGCCACCGGCCTCGGTGTTCACGAACCCGCAGCACGCGCGGACGAAGTCGTTCCTCTCGAAGATCCTCTAG
- a CDS encoding arsenate reductase family protein, translating to MEIWFNPSCSKCRIGKGMLDEAGAEYDERRYLDEPPTEAELERVLGLLGAEPWDITRFDEPRAKELDLKNAARDRAAWIRTLADNPILVQRPIVVTDDGLAVVGRPPEKILDLLRPPSG from the coding sequence ATGGAGATCTGGTTCAACCCGTCCTGCTCGAAGTGCCGCATCGGCAAGGGGATGCTCGACGAGGCCGGCGCGGAGTACGACGAGCGGCGCTACCTCGACGAGCCGCCGACCGAGGCCGAGCTCGAACGCGTCCTCGGCCTGCTCGGCGCCGAGCCGTGGGACATCACGCGCTTCGACGAGCCGCGCGCCAAGGAGCTCGACCTGAAGAACGCCGCCCGCGACCGCGCCGCGTGGATCAGGACGCTGGCGGACAACCCGATCCTCGTGCAGCGGCCCATCGTCGTCACCGACGACGGCCTCGCGGTCGTCGGCCGGCCGCCGGAGAAGATCCTCGACCTGCTACGGCCGCCGTCGGGATGA
- a CDS encoding dTDP-4-dehydrorhamnose 3,5-epimerase family protein, whose translation MEFEALKVPGAWVGTPRLHADDRGLFMELYKSTAFAETIGHPLTVKQVNNSVSRKDVLRGIHYAIVPPGQAKYVSCPRGAGLDFVIDIRDGSPTFGTWDVVRIDDVDRRGVYVAEGIGHAFVALTDDTSLLYMVSSEYDPAREFTLSPFDPDLAIDWQVAEPVLSDRDREAPTVKEARELGQLPSWDACVAHYASLGTRV comes from the coding sequence ATGGAGTTCGAGGCGTTGAAGGTCCCCGGCGCGTGGGTCGGCACCCCCAGGCTGCACGCCGACGACCGCGGGCTGTTCATGGAGCTGTACAAGTCGACGGCGTTCGCCGAGACCATCGGCCACCCGCTGACCGTCAAGCAGGTCAACAACTCCGTCTCGCGCAAGGACGTCCTGCGCGGCATCCACTACGCGATCGTGCCGCCCGGCCAGGCCAAGTACGTCTCCTGCCCGCGCGGCGCCGGCCTCGACTTCGTCATCGACATCCGCGACGGCTCGCCGACGTTCGGGACGTGGGACGTCGTGCGCATCGACGACGTGGACCGGCGCGGCGTGTACGTCGCCGAGGGCATCGGGCACGCGTTCGTCGCGCTCACCGACGACACCTCGCTGCTGTACATGGTGTCGAGCGAGTACGACCCGGCGCGGGAGTTCACGTTGTCGCCGTTCGACCCTGACCTCGCGATCGACTGGCAGGTCGCGGAGCCGGTGCTGTCGGACCGCGACCGCGAGGCGCCGACGGTCAAGGAGGCTCGCGAGCTCGGGCAGCTCCCGTCGTGGGACGCCTGCGTCGCGCACTACGCGTCGCTCGGCACGCGCGTCTAG
- the sodX gene encoding nickel-type superoxide dismutase maturation protease, whose translation MRLPWLRVAVRGPSMIPTLAPGEWVLVRRTASPRPGAVVLVRTPERLTVKRLVRLTEDGCWVEGDNPAASTDSRTYGAVPRQDVVGEVRWRYHPWRRAGRVR comes from the coding sequence GTGCGCCTGCCCTGGCTGCGCGTCGCCGTCCGCGGGCCGAGCATGATCCCGACGCTCGCGCCGGGGGAGTGGGTCCTCGTCCGCCGTACGGCGTCCCCTCGCCCCGGCGCGGTGGTGCTCGTCAGAACGCCGGAACGCCTCACCGTCAAGCGGCTCGTACGCCTCACGGAGGACGGGTGCTGGGTCGAGGGCGACAACCCCGCCGCGAGCACGGACAGCAGGACGTACGGCGCCGTGCCCCGGCAGGACGTCGTCGGCGAGGTGCGCTGGCGCTACCACCCGTGGCGGCGGGCGGGGCGCGTCCGCTAG
- the sodN gene encoding superoxide dismutase, Ni — translation MLARLLAPRVTAEAHCDLPCGVYDPAQARVEALSVKACMEKYAASDDEQFRTRAIQIKEERADLVKHHLWVLWTDYFKPEHLDAHPGLHQLFWDATKAAGAAKKSLDPADGQKVIDLVDQIAEVFAATKK, via the coding sequence CTGCTGGCCCGCCTGCTGGCTCCGCGCGTCACCGCCGAGGCCCACTGCGACCTGCCGTGCGGCGTCTACGACCCGGCGCAGGCGCGCGTCGAGGCGCTCTCGGTGAAGGCGTGCATGGAGAAGTACGCCGCGTCCGACGACGAGCAGTTCCGCACCCGCGCCATCCAGATCAAGGAGGAGCGCGCCGACCTCGTCAAGCACCACCTCTGGGTGCTGTGGACCGACTACTTCAAGCCCGAGCACCTCGACGCGCACCCGGGCCTGCACCAGCTGTTCTGGGACGCCACCAAGGCGGCCGGCGCGGCGAAGAAGTCCCTCGACCCCGCTGACGGCCAGAAGGTCATCGACCTGGTCGACCAGATCGCCGAGGTCTTCGCGGCGACCAAGAAGTAG
- a CDS encoding GNAT family N-acetyltransferase: MIRPAVPDDVPVVLALIRELATYEREPDAVVATEDGLRTALFGDSPAVHCHVAEEDGEVVGFALWFLNFSTWLGRHGIYLEDLYVRPSHRGGGLGKALLETLTSIAAERGYGRVEWSVLDWNEPAQAFYRSLGAEPMDEWTVWRLTPAAPDGGQ, translated from the coding sequence GTGATCAGACCCGCCGTCCCTGACGACGTGCCGGTCGTCCTGGCGCTCATCCGCGAGCTGGCGACGTACGAGCGCGAGCCCGACGCCGTCGTCGCGACCGAGGACGGGCTGCGTACGGCGCTCTTCGGCGACTCCCCCGCGGTCCACTGCCACGTCGCCGAGGAGGACGGCGAGGTCGTGGGCTTCGCGCTGTGGTTCCTCAACTTCTCGACGTGGCTGGGCCGCCACGGCATCTACCTCGAGGACCTGTACGTCCGCCCTTCGCACCGCGGCGGTGGGCTCGGCAAGGCGCTGCTGGAGACGTTGACGTCGATCGCGGCGGAACGCGGCTACGGCCGCGTCGAGTGGTCGGTGCTCGACTGGAACGAGCCGGCGCAGGCGTTCTACCGCTCCCTCGGCGCCGAGCCGATGGACGAGTGGACCGTCTGGCGGCTGACACCGGCGGCACCTGATGGCGGTCAGTGA
- a CDS encoding PKD domain-containing protein, with product MRRVRPSVALLAAAPLLLSLSQTPGSTATARPPKLPVPKLRADLKVEPTAGRDAVRPGETAAVTGVLRDDDGKAVAGTFAVAVVDAAGRELGRIPGVKSGKDGTFGVVVPGTVTKQVDPGKNTGYVETVGVRVVDAVAGKTRVAMAGSAPLAVAEAVAGLELENNFTSAVGWVKPGETYPFRVIVRNYDDADTGVTVTLPDVPGMKFTDVEPSDAGDPASVNGGTGDITWDIGGIGAGTATEPIVKTLIVQGRALTTGEDPEVVWKDISTTASLTYGGGSATATSHGPKVIPPDDLYNTARYGDRPFPVVPVDYMDRSHTAPAHSGEALANKINDPAIKGSTFNLWQENSYKQLYPHATVPSAGLTDVPFPAEQIQFSTPQPNGACTPDAAGSQITRQEAQGTAAYQNRIVGGWYQLPGNTNYYGLDKGGHQAAYVGAVGGIAPLFDIDSACGPPGKAVYDAAAIADPEIDYSDFDTDKDGVVDFFMMVFVGEGGHGGSFPVYDNIWPHSSSLEFYYTDPVTKLTGYTTKDQLKDLLGRPLWYTDEQRAQMTTDDMGDDLKVFVRVGPYNVNPESSIDKASVISHEYGHSLGLPDFYSTGDRSTYGDWNLMATDKSQNMDVFGKQDLGWIVPKVLPPGKTTNADGWKDSKVNTHEITWMTPDGDEYTLSGPTVDNGEAYTAKLPGRQLISPEKVSQGASPTHVWWSGAGNDFGCAPNGAHNLDVSLPDMRDVPAGTEVKLEFNSYWDIEWDYDYGFVLTSPDNGQTYTSVASENGYTTPAVQNPNTNQCQTKYGNGITGTSGSYDAGTAPADRVASAPGQSQYPDGPFLPDSYDISHLAGTEGAVVRFSYATDPGLAHPGWFIDDVKITAGDEVIYDSNFEDFDADRERLYNGGCKEDLKVATRCTKGWQWISSDADATADHGYYLEMRDRSGFDYDGKGENDRAAIAFDPGVLLVYTDEAHGYGNAGTDDPPAQSPLDANPTPGSLTPNLNDAAFKQGDSFSDTGWVDNYEDPSTESGNWEFRHGCLKFKVDSLAGDDIGPDSGVGVGGNLAGDVTFTTTNRCADFNYGYSGDASANVAPTAKLAVKPESPVVGSPVSFDASESFDDRQASPDLKYAWDFGDGTSGTGRSTSHTYAAAGTYTVKLTVTDADGAATTVTESLDVSAKSSGSGPGDGDDDDGLPATGGSEWLAVLAVLGSAAAVLLRRRAASRA from the coding sequence ATGCGCCGCGTACGTCCGTCCGTCGCCCTGCTCGCGGCGGCGCCCCTGCTGCTGTCGCTGAGCCAGACCCCCGGCTCGACCGCGACGGCGCGGCCGCCGAAGCTGCCCGTCCCCAAGCTGCGGGCGGACCTGAAGGTCGAGCCGACCGCCGGACGCGACGCCGTACGCCCAGGCGAGACCGCCGCGGTCACGGGCGTCCTGCGCGACGACGACGGCAAGGCGGTCGCGGGGACGTTCGCCGTCGCGGTCGTCGACGCCGCCGGCCGTGAGCTCGGGCGCATCCCCGGCGTGAAGAGCGGCAAGGACGGGACGTTCGGCGTCGTCGTGCCCGGCACCGTCACCAAGCAGGTCGACCCCGGCAAGAACACCGGCTACGTCGAGACCGTCGGCGTGCGCGTCGTCGACGCCGTCGCCGGCAAGACCCGCGTCGCGATGGCGGGCTCCGCGCCGCTCGCCGTCGCGGAGGCCGTCGCCGGACTGGAGCTCGAGAACAACTTCACCTCCGCCGTCGGCTGGGTGAAGCCCGGCGAGACGTACCCGTTCCGCGTCATCGTCCGCAACTACGACGACGCCGACACCGGCGTGACCGTGACGCTGCCCGACGTACCCGGCATGAAGTTCACCGACGTCGAGCCGAGCGACGCGGGCGACCCCGCGTCGGTCAACGGCGGCACCGGCGACATCACCTGGGACATCGGCGGCATCGGCGCCGGCACGGCCACGGAGCCGATCGTCAAGACGCTCATCGTCCAGGGCCGCGCGCTCACGACCGGCGAGGACCCGGAGGTCGTCTGGAAGGACATCTCCACGACGGCGTCGCTGACGTACGGCGGCGGCTCGGCCACCGCGACGAGCCACGGCCCCAAGGTCATCCCGCCGGACGACCTCTACAACACCGCGCGGTACGGCGACCGGCCGTTCCCCGTCGTCCCCGTCGACTACATGGACCGCTCGCACACCGCGCCCGCGCACAGCGGCGAGGCGCTCGCGAACAAGATCAACGACCCGGCGATCAAGGGCTCGACGTTCAACCTGTGGCAGGAGAACTCGTACAAGCAGCTGTACCCGCACGCGACCGTGCCGTCGGCCGGGCTGACGGATGTGCCGTTCCCCGCGGAGCAGATCCAGTTCAGCACGCCGCAGCCGAACGGCGCCTGCACGCCCGACGCGGCCGGGTCGCAGATCACGCGCCAGGAGGCGCAGGGCACCGCGGCGTACCAGAACCGCATCGTCGGCGGCTGGTACCAGCTGCCCGGCAACACCAACTACTACGGCCTCGACAAGGGCGGTCACCAGGCGGCGTACGTCGGCGCCGTCGGGGGCATCGCGCCGCTGTTCGACATCGACAGCGCCTGCGGCCCGCCCGGCAAGGCCGTTTACGACGCCGCCGCCATCGCCGACCCGGAGATCGACTACTCCGACTTCGACACCGACAAGGACGGCGTCGTCGACTTCTTCATGATGGTGTTCGTCGGCGAGGGCGGGCACGGCGGGTCGTTCCCCGTCTACGACAACATCTGGCCGCACTCGTCGAGCCTGGAGTTCTACTACACCGACCCGGTCACCAAACTCACCGGCTACACCACCAAGGACCAGCTCAAGGACCTGCTCGGCCGGCCGCTCTGGTACACCGACGAGCAGCGCGCGCAGATGACGACCGACGACATGGGCGACGACCTCAAGGTCTTCGTCCGCGTCGGGCCGTACAACGTCAACCCCGAGTCGTCGATCGACAAGGCGAGCGTCATCTCGCACGAGTACGGCCACTCGCTCGGCCTGCCGGACTTCTACTCGACCGGCGACCGCAGCACGTACGGCGACTGGAACCTCATGGCGACCGACAAGTCGCAGAACATGGACGTCTTCGGCAAGCAGGACCTCGGCTGGATCGTGCCCAAGGTGCTGCCGCCGGGGAAGACCACGAACGCCGACGGCTGGAAGGACTCGAAGGTCAACACCCACGAGATCACGTGGATGACCCCTGACGGTGACGAGTACACGCTGAGCGGCCCGACCGTCGACAACGGTGAGGCGTACACCGCGAAGCTCCCCGGGCGGCAGCTCATCAGCCCGGAGAAGGTCTCGCAGGGCGCGTCCCCGACGCACGTGTGGTGGTCGGGCGCGGGCAACGACTTCGGCTGCGCTCCCAACGGTGCCCACAACCTCGACGTCTCCCTGCCGGACATGCGCGACGTCCCCGCGGGCACCGAGGTCAAGCTGGAGTTCAACTCGTACTGGGACATCGAGTGGGACTACGACTACGGCTTCGTCCTCACGTCGCCGGACAACGGGCAGACGTACACCTCAGTCGCGTCGGAGAACGGCTACACGACGCCCGCCGTGCAGAACCCGAACACCAACCAGTGCCAGACCAAGTACGGCAACGGCATCACCGGCACCTCGGGCTCGTACGACGCCGGCACCGCCCCCGCCGACCGCGTCGCCTCGGCGCCTGGCCAGTCGCAGTACCCGGACGGGCCGTTCCTCCCCGACTCGTACGACATCTCGCACCTCGCCGGCACCGAGGGCGCTGTCGTGCGCTTCTCGTACGCCACCGACCCCGGCCTCGCGCACCCCGGATGGTTCATCGACGACGTCAAGATCACGGCAGGCGACGAGGTGATCTACGACAGCAACTTCGAGGACTTCGACGCCGACCGGGAGCGGCTCTACAACGGCGGCTGCAAGGAGGACCTCAAGGTCGCGACCCGCTGCACCAAGGGATGGCAGTGGATCTCCTCCGATGCCGACGCGACCGCGGACCACGGCTACTACCTCGAGATGCGCGACCGCAGCGGCTTCGACTACGACGGCAAGGGCGAGAACGACCGCGCCGCCATCGCGTTCGACCCGGGTGTCCTGCTCGTCTACACCGACGAGGCGCACGGCTACGGCAACGCCGGCACCGACGACCCGCCGGCGCAGTCGCCGCTCGACGCCAACCCGACCCCCGGCTCGTTGACCCCGAACCTGAACGACGCGGCGTTCAAGCAGGGCGACTCGTTCTCGGACACCGGGTGGGTCGACAACTACGAGGACCCGTCCACCGAGTCGGGGAACTGGGAGTTCCGGCACGGCTGCCTGAAGTTCAAGGTCGACTCGCTCGCCGGCGACGACATCGGTCCCGACAGCGGGGTGGGGGTCGGCGGGAACCTCGCCGGCGACGTGACGTTCACGACGACGAACCGTTGCGCCGACTTCAACTACGGCTACTCGGGCGACGCGTCCGCGAACGTCGCGCCCACCGCGAAGCTCGCGGTGAAGCCGGAGTCGCCTGTGGTCGGTTCTCCCGTGTCGTTCGACGCGTCGGAGTCGTTCGACGACCGGCAGGCGAGTCCTGACCTGAAGTACGCGTGGGACTTCGGCGACGGCACCTCGGGCACGGGGCGGTCGACCTCGCACACGTACGCGGCGGCGGGGACGTACACCGTGAAGCTGACCGTGACCGACGCCGACGGCGCGGCCACGACGGTGACGGAGTCGCTCGACGTGTCCGCGAAGTCGTCGGGGTCCGGCCCCGGTGACGGGGACGACGACGACGGCCTGCCCGCGACGGGCGGCTCGGAGTGGCTCGCGGTGCTCGCGGTGCTCGGCTCGGCGGCGGCGGTGCTCCTGCGCCGCCGAGCTGCGTCACGCGCCTAG